Below is a genomic region from Sebastes umbrosus isolate fSebUmb1 chromosome 20, fSebUmb1.pri, whole genome shotgun sequence.
attttggcgtgattattgatcatttttatcaattctccagtggtaaaaatagttaaatttagcaccaaatctatgTAACAAATAGTATTAACCCCAAAAATTGAtgaaacaacttatgagacataatagagcatggggatgaccatcatatacttaaatcataatgttctaagcccttatacacttttacaatttattttaaataatacatttattaatgaatttatgtttatttctgatttatgactagaacaacttgacagacagcgctgagctgcatctcagattaattttcaggttcccagacctgctatctccccttaaagacGCCCTGTACACCCCTCAAGAAGacaaaacgggtctattgtggtgctcagagggttaaaaagttattttccatTACCTTTTAAGGGACTATAGTACTGACAAAAAGTGAGGACATTGTTTTAAATTTGAAGTATAGTACAACCAAGGCTTGATCCTTGGTATCTGAATGCAGTTTGGGTCCCATCCAGACTTCCTGTGTTTGGATGTTTTTTGGAAGCACACACCCACAGCCTAACTGCACCTATGCAATCACGTTAATTTAGGCTGCATCATTTTATCTGTCTAGATATTATGCACATGAGCATATAGTCTAGCTAACAAGACGCCTGCCCTGTTTACCTAAATTgtctgctttttcttttctttgtaaaataTCAGAGTAAGCCAATTTTCCTCAAAATTGTGCCGTTTACTTGTAAGATGAACTCATTGGCCTTCACGGGTCAAGTGACAAAAGTGTagtgcagcaacaacaacaaccacgtACGTACTGAGGAAGTGGATCGGacgttttcttttgtttttgttgctgtggTGGCCACAGGAAACACTGTTATTAAACCTGAGACATAACTCACATCCGATCACACAGAAATCATACatactaataaaggaatatcttatcttatcttatacatGTATACTGCTGGAACCAGTGGAATTCACTCCTCATATGTTAACTTTTTCTTCAGCATCAACATCAACAGGTTGCTGTCTGTGTATCTGTAGTCACAGAGCAATAAGGAACTGGAGGAGGACTTTTTTTATGGTGTAGATTCACTAAAATCTAAACAGATATTCCAAAAAACAGAGCCCACTTTCTGTGTACATTACATAAAGCATGATGTGAAGTCTGATTTCAAAATCTCCAAACATTTTCCAACAAAAATCTGTTTGTTTCACACCATCGgtaattttttttgacaatatatatattggcAGTGTGTTGAAAACCCGTGGACATACAGGCAAAAAAACCTCACAAAAACAGTTCTGAGTCATTTTCGGGCCTCAGTAGGCTTCAAACGAATTTCATGTCACTTTCAGTGTGGTCCAATCTGCGTACTTcagtacttacacttactattttgagtgcataagtgcgttcacactgtgaagtacggcaaaatgcagtgcactcgaagtacccggatgttgtactcaaaatggtcaaatcgttgagtgtggaacgctggacacttttcacactcaattgtcgccattttggctacgtagcggaaggggcgggaccacgaccactattcaaataTGTGAAAATGGCGGCAGATGATGCAGGAGCTTTTGCGGTGCTGAACAACGTACCTActcatttgatttcattttctgtgtattctggatcaacaaagcaggcagatattttggcgggtagtggacgggtaaaacctgaaggaggcagaattgcaacacaaaggatgccagctgccgtaaaaccccgaagaagaagaagatattttggcgggtagtgaGCCGCGGTGAAATGTTGTGATCTTCATTTCCGGTATGTGCGCGGCAGAGTGTTTGATTTGAGACaaccctaccccgttgaaattcacgcactactcaagtaagtacagagtgcacacagtgcactacattgaagtgtacttcaggaagtatgtggattggaacacactgtttGTCCGCTAATGGCGGCCATCTTTGGTAATAGGTGGACTTCCCTgggtttgaacttctctctcaaGCCCTCTTTTTTCATTCTTCCCACTTCCGTTGTTTCCTGTGCAAACAACTGAGGGAAACACTGTCCAGACGTGTGTATGATTCATTTGATCTCGCCCCCCTTTCACAGGCTTTTCGAGTGTGGCCATTAAAATCCTGTAGAAAACCCTTTTGCTCGTAGTGACGATGCTATAAGCCTGTAAATAACGGGAGTGAGAACTGAGAAAGACACCCAGTGGTTCAGGTGTATATGATCAGCATGGCTGTTGAGTGTAGTACTTACAGGTGGTTTAAGAGACTGAGAGACACTCCAAACAGCATGTGGACGACGCCCAGGATCACAGACATCTTCATCTTGAATGAGTTGAGGAAGGTCAGCTTGTTGGTGGCAACATTCCAGATCTGCAGAGATTACACAACAAGGTCAAATGTTTGAGACCAACTAAGGTGTGAtcattccttagttttttttttgttttttttttgcattaggGTGCACAAAACCAAATACATTGGAAACTCAATATTATTTGCTCCTTTGTGGTAATTATTTCGGTCATTCGGCCTACTCATTCCTACTTAAGATGTCAATCTTATAAGCATTTTTTAAATAGGCtcaataatttcctaaaacagctgggcacagTAGCTTTTAAGACATGTCATTCAAACAAGagaaaatagtgcatttgttggggactattttcagtggcggaTTAATCCGATAGTAGTATAATAGTGTATGtaggattgagtcaaaataaactacagtgtgtgtgtgttcatggtaatgaaggaacatgtcacccagtgtggctcattgatgtgtttttaatagtgtttggacaacaatggagctctatggcaaggaggaagaagagatatcaggGTTTGatacacacactttgttttcactgtgatTCTAaccagagaaaacaacttccagctatttatttttgttgttctaGTGAGTGTTAAGATTTTTACCGGGTCAATTCCAAGTGGATAAGGCCCACCGAACACACCAGGAACAGCTGGGTCTAACTGTAGAACTCCATTTCCATCAAGTGTCTCGAACCTAGGACAGATCAGCAGGAGAAGAATGAATGTATTGAAATGAAGAAGATTATTTTACATGCTGCAGGTTTTAGAAGGAAAAGTGATACCCTTTAGAACATGAATCTACCATATAGAGTATAGTAGtaagataaataaaatcatGTCTGTGAATGGTATATATGATGACAGAACAGAGAGTGGGTATACCTGAATGGATCTGACTGGTGTCAGAGGGTTTCTAAATGATCAAGCAAAAGTTAATTTCCTGACAAGATCAGTTTTCTATGTACTGAATCTGTAACTTTATTTTGCAGGTCTGTAATTTCCTAATTATGTCCTGGGGAAGTTTCCTACTGTGCAAAACTGTGCATTACTTCTTGATGAACAACGGTTCTCAGTGGGCAGATCAGTGAGCACAGGCTTTAGTATATGTTTCTGAACAGGCACGATGGTGTCAAACCAGGCCAAACTCGCTGTGACAACAAGActtcaggaagtcactgcactTGGCTATTGTCCGGCAATTATTGGTTCCAGCACGTAACTTCCCCAAAACCACAAATTGtcgtttttacatttctgtttgtgtgcagattaaacaaacataattaataataattaaagctgcaagcagcgatgaatgGGCCCTCGCACCTCCCGGCGCGTCGGGGATACTGTTGGGACGCCGATCGACGGGCCAGGCCCAAGGAAACCGGAACTCTGATGAACGCTATGACgcctgccacaagactctatgacaaacggttcatgagttatagAAAGGGGcgtggctaacgtcttggggcggggctatgagtctatttttgcatgtacatgtcctcagtactggaccaccatcatacctgagaaatttggggcagatcggactatgtacagtggagttacaacaacttcctgtttcatgacgaatggctcaaaatggccgccacgccacggtcaggtcgttcagtgaaaactcactatttgaatacattttcatcCTTAAGGTCTTAAGacggtcctgaccaaatttcaagtcgttCTGATTAAACCTggaggaggagtttgttaaagtgcacggcctataaaacgttaaaaatgttgaaatacaATCGCAcaataaattcaaaatggctgacttcctgttgagttttgggcatacctccaagaggttttgttgtgtgtctccacatgttacagctgtctgccaaatttcatatatgtaggtgaaaccagagcgaggggctcaatttttccaactttctagggggcgctagcgagccattttgcaacacccaagcccgagacccttaaaatatcaaatttttcaccgcgtctgataagtgtgccaagtttaacaactttttgattATGCTAAGGCcctcaaaaaggcgattcattttaaaaaaagaaaaataattcctACAGTTTCTATAAggccttcgctggcccgacgttgtcggtgctcggacCCTAGTAATTAGTAAGTTTCAGAGGTGTTGGTAGGTGTATTTCTTCCCTTTGAACtgaaccaggctagctgtttcccctgcttccagtctttatgctaagctaggctaaccacatcCTGACTCCAGCCCTGTacttaacacacaaacacaagattgatatccatcttctcatctcactctcagaAATAACTTTTGACAATTGTTATGGCAAATAATTACAAAACATAGGCGTGGTGCTGAGCTTAATCTATCGATTTGTGGTAGATTAACTTGAAGAAAACATGAGTGAAAGGAATCAGGGATGTGGGTCATCTTCAAACAGTATGAGTCCAAGCAGGTGTTGGTGGCTGACTTACGACCAGTTGGCTCCTTTTGGGCCGAACATGGGCCTGACGCTCCATCCAGAGCCGAACATGTTGAGTGACTTTGAGAAGCAGTCGTTGTAAATGATTCCGGTGTACATGGAGAAAACCCCCATCAGCAGGATGATGTAGCGACCAGCAAACACCATGTTGAACATCTacggagacacacacacgaTATAAATATCACGTGTCTAATATGTGTATTGTTAGGTTGACCTGTAAATTACTTGTTTATGTCTTACTGTACCTCGTTGTCACTCTTCTGGGCGACGAGGCGACTCTCTCGGATGACCAGGTAGAGGGCGGCGCAGGTCATAAGCGCGCCGTGACCCATGTCGCCAAACATCACCGCAAACAGGAAGGGGAAAGTAATGATGGTGTAGGGAGCTGTAAACAGGTGACACACATCAAGAGACCGCAACGCAATCAAAACCACTCACAGTCCATCACCTTTGGATGAATTAAAATATAGATAAATTAATTTCTGTAAAAACCTGGATTGATTTCCCGGTAGTTCCCGATTCCGTAGGCGTCGACGATGTTCTGGAAGCCCGACGTGAACTTGTTGGTCTTATTGAAGGTAGGTGGAGTTTGCTTGGTCTGCATCCTGTTGAGAATGGACGGCACTGTCGAGCCACTTCTCTCCTGTCAAATAAAGCCCTCGCTCATCAGTCATGTTGTAAGGGTAAAGACCAGAGGACCTGCCGACGCCTCCACACAACCTCATGTCTTATAGTAAATTCATGTCAGTTTTAAAGTCTGTATAtgtttggtgtttgttttggCACTTGTAATTAATTTTTACTCATTTGTCTGCAGGACAGCGCCCCAATATTGTTCTCCAACTGACGCGCATTTGTACCGACTGACGATGGCGGTACTGTAATTTGATTGGTGCAATCATATTACAGTTTAGTTGGGGAGGAACTGCAAGCTGTGTGCTATCATTTCAATTCCAACAGCCTAACAGGCTGGGTAGAGTTTAGGTTTGAACCAGCTGGACTGCTTAACTCCGTCTGTGACCAAAGCACTCCAACTGTTAGAGCAATATATGCACAACAGATGTCATCAGaattaatattttcttacacaacAAGTGAGGAAGATTCAACTTTAACACAGCGAAAGACTAGCAGAGATGTCCTGGTTATTATATCAGTGGGCAAATATGGcatctgagaagtgaagccaatgctgaagtgccttaaacttacattctttctaccagccagcagggggcgactcctctggttgtatagaagtctatgagaaaatgagcctacttctcacttgatttattacctcagtcaacattgtaaacatgagtttatggtctcaatcaccagtttcaagtcttcttcaatacagcatgatgttcatttagtaaattatggtcccatttagagtccaatagaccataaagcaggggatgctttagggcggggctaccttgtgattgacaggtcgctaccacagcgttgtccggtctgggagttgtccgtgttttcttcttacaactttaaccctttcacagtgtgttttcagtttgtgacagttaattataacctttttggtcgcctaaaaatgtcattttggTCGTACTTAgatccaccctcttgtgtcacgtaaccaagatggcgacggccaaaatgccgaactcaaggcttcaaaacggcagtccacaaaccaatgggtgacatcactgtgactacgtccacttcttatgtacagtctatgggctatacagtatactgatatttatgtatgtatgtatgtgaactGCTACTGACCATATAACTGatacatgttttctttgtttcagcACAGAATAAGAAAAGCATACTAGTGGATTGTAATATTGCTCTGTTTAGCAGCACGTAGTAAAACATATTGTAGCTCACAACAACAGGAAGCAGAGAGCTTGGGGGTGGAGAGATTTTACTCAGGTAGAAGTCAAATTGCTGGTATAAAAGCATAAAACGTATAAGATAGCTCGCATGACTTTACAGATGCAGAGAAATATTTGATACCTCTACACTACACGACAAAAAGCAAGAATATGAAACACACCAAACCAAACTCACCGTCCCTCTGCGCAGAGCAAACTGGATGGAGTCCAGGTCCGAGACGGGACACCACACCTCAGCGATCAGACACTTCTGGGTGACATCGATGTTGCACAGGTTGAGCGTGTGGTAGATGGCCTTCATCTTCCTCACCTTGATGAACCACACCCGCATGGTCTTGGAGGCAGCCTGCAGCACTCGCTGACGGTGGTCCTCCGTTTGGTTCAGCACCTACAGGAGCATTAGATTGTGGTCTGGTCAACACTGGATATTTGGATGGTAcgggattttttaaaatttaattaaaagttaTTTCGGTGtgttctgtctgtttgtgtgttgtgtccAATGGCCTTTAACCCTTTGAGAACCACAAACCcgtctttgtcttttttaagggggtacagggggtctttagggggagatagcaggtcaacagtggaattgagaattgataaaaatgatcaataatccctccaaaataccacattaagacacgaAGATCTTGagggaacaccatagaaaaatgatttgggatcaaaaactttttgacgtttggagatttctgcaaggattgcatttttcagcgattggatggcaagcactttctgttgtgtaaactgctcagaaacccccttattgtcaatgtagctaggaaagccatccatcctctgaatgctctaggtctgtagtttgatccatccatcctctgaatgctctaggtctctagtctgatccatccatcctctgaatgctctaggtctctagtttgatccatccgaGGTCATCACAGgttattttatacagtgaggtcaaatttcaaattgCACTATATGCAATTCCAATAAccagactgtttagggaccccagtatgcagaaatattcaaatacaccattttagaataggagacaataacacatttatactgcatgaaaaaagctgcatgtgatcatcttgaagtgggcatgtgtgttgggaaaatacaaacatgtctgtaaaggggagactcgtgggtacccatagaacccatttttattcacatatctggaggtcagaggtcaaggggactcctttgaaaatgaccaagacagtttttcctcaccggAAAACCCTTCCAATTTCTCTGATAGGTAGAGTGAATGCAATTAAAATGATCTGTCTCCCTCAACTGTTATACCTCTTTCAAAACATACCTATATATCTTACTAagagctttttttaaaaacttgactCCATAATTCTACCATTTATCTGGAATTATAAATCCCATAGAATTAGGAAAGACCACCTGTGCAAGCCTAAGGGGGATGGGGGACTGGCTCTACCAGATTTCAGGCTATATTATTGGGCAGCAAACATTCGATGTGTTTCCTATTGGCTGGATGAAACGATTGTTCTTGACAGCTGGCTGGATATGGAGCGGGAGGACTGTCTACCCAGCTCACTTGGTGCTATTGTAATGTCTCCCATTCGTCTCAAAAAAGCATGTTATAATTACAATCCGATTATTCATAGCACTACTCAAATTTGGAAACAAATAACCAAACATTTTATACTTAGAGCTCTATCCTTTACACTTCTGATATCGGCAAACCCGTCTTTTACCCCTTCAACCCTAGATGGAGCCTTTGATCAATGGAAAGAATCAGGACTGAGTAGTGTTGGGGACTTGTACATTCGGGGTACGTTTGCTTCCTTTCAGCAGCTTCAGGAGAGGTATGGGCTgtcaaaaacagatttttttagatATCTCCAGATTAGACACTTTGTGAAAACTCATCTTCACAATTTTGAGGGTGCAACACCTGATAAACTAGACCAGTGTCTGAGAGACTGTATAGTAGATAAACATCCAGTTTCATTTGTATACAATACATTGCAAGACCTTCAACAAGTAGATGTGAGCTCTATAAAAAAGGGCTGGGAAAAAGACCTCGGGATAGAAATAGCAGAGAACATTTGGGACAAGATTTTGAAGTATGTTCACATCTGTTCTTTGAATGCCAGACACTGTCTGATACAGTTTAAGATTCTGCACAGGCTACATTACTCTAAAGTAAAGCTACATAAAATCTTTCCAGAAACGTCACCAAGATGTGAGAAATGTGCCCAAGCAGATGCAGATTTACTTCATAGCTATGCACTATGCCctaaaatacaggacttttgggttgcaatattttcattcttttctaAGATTTTTAAAGTCCAATTAAAACCTGATCCACTTTTGGTTATACTAGGAGCTTCCGAAAGCTCTAAAATCCTACAGAACACACAATATCATCTCCTGTCCTATGGTCTCCTTTGTGCAAAGAAACTGATTCTCTTGTTCTGGAAAGGGACAGAGGTGCCAACATTTAAATCCTGGATAACAACACTGACTGATACCCTCCACCTAGAAAGGATCTGATACACCCTTAAAGACAGACTGGAGGTATTTGAAAGGATTTGGAGACCGATGATCTCCTTTATAGGAGGGACAGACAATTAAGACGCAATAGACACATAGTCTTTAGTACCCGAGGTAGCACTGCTCAGGGATGGGAGGGTTCGGAGGGGGGGTGGGTTACACCtgtttatgtatatactgtatgtcgccAATGTCTCCCTGATTTGTTTGCCttagggtgttgtctgtgtttttttttctgttttgttttgttttcctatcATTacgtatattttttgtatttgcttgtctccaTTTTGTTTGCCATTAGTTCCtagttttgtctgtttttgttgatatgTATAAAAAACGAGGCATGATAAACACCCCACAAAGTTTGTATCACTGATATGCACATGTttcttaataaaaatatttgaaacagtttttcctcaccaaaatttagcccaactttggagcattatttagcctccatccTGGCAAGCTAccatgacctggttggtaccgatggattcctcaggttttctagtttcatttgatatctgcatcttcactctagctttgactgaacctgctacagacTCTGAAAGACTcaaggtctcagagggttaagacACTTGTTGTTGCTTGTCGTCAGGGTTTTGTGATATGAACATAATGTGAACTAAACATCTGGAATGTGAAGTGTTTGTGATGTAAACATGTTGACATATAGTAGATTGATTTTACTGTACTGGCTCCCAGACTCAAGTCACGTTTATGCACAGAATCAGATTTTCTATGTAAACCTGAGTAAAATGCTCTATTGTAGCGGGGTGTGATACATTGTATTTGGTTGGCAGGCTGAGACTTGAGCAGACCTCTCAAGCAGAACCAGGCCTTTTTTCCAGGCTTAATAAGGGCAAACTTCAGGGAACCACAACGCTATGAGACAGGACAAAAGCTCTTTCACAGATAAGAACTTAATGCACGAGAACACACCCGTCTACACTCTGAGGGCTTTTGTTATTTgattagaaatacatttttctcgAGTAAAACTGAACACAGACATCCTGTTGTGCAAAGATTCTGATTAATGTCTTGTTGTTTAGTGAGCAGCTGTGGAACAAAGAGTACAAAGATCCTTTGAAAGaattattcaattaaaaaaaaaaactgcattgcTAATGGTAACAATAAGCAGGCTTCACTCCAAGGTCAACCACCTCTATTGGAACTCTCACTTTACtcgattttcatttttattaaccttcttttggtttatttaatgtgtgtgtgtaatgcaaTAGTGACGGGAGGTAAAGAGCCATCATAGTGACACACATACCATCTGGAGGTCGTCGATGCGACTGTTGACTCCAGCCAgcatctccttcctctcctgtgGAGTCTCTGGACACGGGTAGAGTGAGGCCCGGAACCTGGAACAATACACCCATCAATTCACAGCATCTAGCACATACCGTACTGTACTTTCTCcatgtttactgtgtttacaTGTTAACCATTGAAAGTCTTAAAATGTAAACCTCTAGGACTCATATCTTGTGATATGTGACAGTAGGGACATGCCTAAACCTTCTGtccataaactgtgacatctgTATTTTTGTGGGATAAGAAATTTTGCATTTAGAGCTGAATGTAATGTTCAGCTTATTTTAAGGCATCTCGCTCTATGACACCCACCCCTCACAGATCTTCTTCACCCTGTTCTTCAGCTGGTCACCTTGGAAGAAGATAATGAACACTGATTTGTGGACCTGGTCTCCCTGTTGAAAAGAGAAGAAGTGTTCAGATAACCCACACTCACTTAGACAACTCACAGATGTATAAGTTTCTAACATGTGAGCATGTCAATTATCATACGTTATGAATGGGTATGAATCATTTTAGTATACTTCTTAATAGGTCTCTGTACTAGTCTCTATGATTGTGTGTGCTGACCGTGGCGGGGTCCTCCAGAGGGTCCTCAATCTCTGCCTTCCTTAAGAAGACGTTACCGCGACACACTCTCCACAGCATCCTCTCAAAGGTTGGAATCCTCTCCCTGCTGATCACTCCTGCCACAAACCTGCAACACACCGAACGAACAAGTGATCAGAGTAGATAACACAAAAAGACCATAGTGTGCACACAGTCAGCCTTTTGATTGATAGCCTGTGCCTTTTCAGGCATACTGTATACtaaattgtatattgtatatactgttTAGACTTATTGTATTGTGTGCGATGACTGaaaaaaatactactactactactactattggtTATTTTTCATTACTAGCAAATGATTTAAAATTATTCTGATGTAAAACACGATTATCTGATAATATAACTGCTGAGGGACGAAACAATCTGGGGAAAATTTGACAGATTTTTCAAATAAATCACAAACTAATTAGTCAAAAGAAATGTTTTGACTACAAATGTCTTTAGTTGAGGACATCTTAGTGATCACCAAAACATGTGCAATGTGTCCTGTGCAATTCAAATGACTATTTCAATATTTGCCAAGACAACTGGAGAATGTGTGTTAGATAATATGATTTGGTCCTCGTGCTTTACCCCAGTCTGAGCGGGGCCCCGCGGCCCCCCTCACTGCCCTCCATCAGGGCTGATGACTCCTCCAGCAGGTTGGGATCCTCCATCTACCAAAGACATGAGGGAAGACCTCAGTTACTTCATTTACATCGATTATCTATCGTGCTTCTGGGTGGGTTGTGTGTACGTCTGAAAGGGTGAAATAAGCGAACCTCATCAAAGAACTGCTGCGTCCGACGGAGGATGTGTTTGAGCTCCGTCAGCTCCAGGAAATTCTTCTTCAGGGCTTCCTGGTTGGTGTTGATTTCCTTCAGTTCGTTCTCCAGCTTCTCAAAGGTGGCCTGCCAGTCacatacacaaaacacactgtgCTCAGAAAATAAGGCCTATTTAATAGGCTACGTATATTTcgaataatagtaataaaggGCCAGTGTATAGGATTTAGGGGGCTTTATTGGCAgaaaaggaat
It encodes:
- the atp6v0a1b gene encoding V-type proton ATPase 116 kDa subunit a isoform X1 gives rise to the protein MGELFRSEEMTLAQLFLQSEAAYCCVSELGELGMVQFRDLNPDVNVFQRKFVNEVRRCEEMDRKLRFVEKEIKKASIPTVDTGENPEVPFPRDMIDLEATFEKLENELKEINTNQEALKKNFLELTELKHILRRTQQFFDEMEDPNLLEESSALMEGSEGGRGAPLRLGFVAGVISRERIPTFERMLWRVCRGNVFLRKAEIEDPLEDPATGDQVHKSVFIIFFQGDQLKNRVKKICEGFRASLYPCPETPQERKEMLAGVNSRIDDLQMVLNQTEDHRQRVLQAASKTMRVWFIKVRKMKAIYHTLNLCNIDVTQKCLIAEVWCPVSDLDSIQFALRRGTERSGSTVPSILNRMQTKQTPPTFNKTNKFTSGFQNIVDAYGIGNYREINPAPYTIITFPFLFAVMFGDMGHGALMTCAALYLVIRESRLVAQKSDNEMFNMVFAGRYIILLMGVFSMYTGIIYNDCFSKSLNMFGSGWSVRPMFGPKGANWSFETLDGNGVLQLDPAVPGVFGGPYPLGIDPIWNVATNKLTFLNSFKMKMSVILGVVHMLFGVSLSLLNHLYFKKPLNIFLGFIPEIVFMSTLFGYLVLLVFYKWTAYDAFTSKDAPSLLIHFINMCLFNYNDPTNKPLYRGQMGIQILLVLIALACVPCMLIVKTLVLRRQHLWKKHLSQKREETPAENLEQTLEQTGVSSSCTGLTQQGTQKFGGVRVGNGPTEDEAGIMDHDHLSQHSEEGDEHPEEEPFDFGDVAVHQAIHTIEYCLGCISNTASYLRLWALSLAHAQLSEVLWTMVMHLGLSSRSGAGFFALSIIFSAFATLTVAILLIMEGLSAFLHALRLHWVEFQNKFYCGQGFKFFPFSFESILEGRFDE
- the atp6v0a1b gene encoding V-type proton ATPase 116 kDa subunit a isoform X2, which encodes MGELFRSEEMTLAQLFLQSEAAYCCVSELGELGMVQFRDLNPDVNVFQRKFVNEVRRCEEMDRKLRFVEKEIKKASIPTVDTGENPEVPFPRDMIDLEATFEKLENELKEINTNQEALKKNFLELTELKHILRRTQQFFDEMEDPNLLEESSALMEGSEGGRGAPLRLGFVAGVISRERIPTFERMLWRVCRGNVFLRKAEIEDPLEDPATGDQVHKSVFIIFFQGDQLKNRVKKICEGFRASLYPCPETPQERKEMLAGVNSRIDDLQMVLNQTEDHRQRVLQAASKTMRVWFIKVRKMKAIYHTLNLCNIDVTQKCLIAEVWCPVSDLDSIQFALRRGTERSGSTVPSILNRMQTKQTPPTFNKTNKFTSGFQNIVDAYGIGNYREINPAPYTIITFPFLFAVMFGDMGHGALMTCAALYLVIRESRLVAQKSDNEMFNMVFAGRYIILLMGVFSMYTGIIYNDCFSKSLNMFGSGWSVRPMFGPKGANWSFETLDGNGVLQLDPAVPGVFGGPYPLGIDPIWNVATNKLTFLNSFKMKMSVILGVVHMLFGVSLSLLNHLYFKKPLNIFLGFIPEIVFMSTLFGYLVLLVFYKWTAYDAFTSKDAPSLLIHFINMCLFNYNDPTNKPLYRGQMGIQILLVLIALACVPCMLIVKTLVLRRQHLWKKHLGTQKFGGVRVGNGPTEDEAGIMDHDHLSQHSEEGDEHPEEEPFDFGDVAVHQAIHTIEYCLGCISNTASYLRLWALSLAHAQLSEVLWTMVMHLGLSSRSGAGFFALSIIFSAFATLTVAILLIMEGLSAFLHALRLHWVEFQNKFYCGQGFKFFPFSFESILEGRFDE